One genomic region from Prunus persica cultivar Lovell chromosome G3, Prunus_persica_NCBIv2, whole genome shotgun sequence encodes:
- the LOC109947795 gene encoding eukaryotic translation initiation factor 1A: MPKNKGKGGKNRKRGKNEADDEKRELVFKEDGQEYAQVLRMLGNGRCEAMCIDGTKRLCHIRGKMHKKVWIAAGDIILVGLRDYQDDKADVILKYMPDEARLLKAYGELPENTRLNEGIAGGLEDEEEGGADDYIEFEDEDIDKI; encoded by the coding sequence ATGCCGAAGAACAAGGGAAAGGGAGGAAAGAACAGGAAGAGAGGTAAGAATGAAGCCGATGATGAAAAGCGTGAACTTGTGTTTAAGGAAGATGGACAGGAGTATGCCCAAGTGCTTCGTATGCTGGGTAACGGTCGCTGTGAAGCCATGTGCATTGATGGGACGAAGCGACTTTGTCACATCCGTGGTAAGATGCACAAGAAGGTTTGGATTGCAGCCGGTGATATCATTCTTGTTGGTCTTCGTGATTATCAGGACGACAAAGCTGATGTGATCCTCAAGTACATGCCTGATGAGGCTAGGCTTCTGAAGGCATATGGAGAGCTTCCAGAGAACACACGTCTTAATGAGGGTATTGCCGGGGGTCTTGAAGACGAGGAAGAAGGCGGTGCTGATGACTATATTGAGTTTGAGGATGAAGATATTGATAAGATATAG
- the LOC18783619 gene encoding uncharacterized protein LOC18783619: MALQAAGVSTSKVLVLVGAGLTGSIVLRSGRLSDLIAQLHELLKGVNEAEILSEKYDGAIIRAQIQQLAQEIRELTLSGPVTIFKENSASSGNYASYLVPAAALGAMGYCYMWWKGWSLSDVMYVTKHSMANAVATVSKQLEHVHETLASTKRHLTKKLENLDWKMEEQKEISELIANDVNEVKSNLSQIGFDVELIHQMVAGLEGKVELIESKQDATNSGLWYLCQVAEGFKDGLDAKPFQNVSAKLGKHSTMALEDKSLKGLQFLADTKEPSVTEKSMTSAKKNDPDNFPGEKVPRMKTRIHRSYPVGIALTRDITGSDL; the protein is encoded by the exons ATGGCATTACAGGCTGCCGGGGTATCAACCTCCAAGGTGCTCGTCCTCGTTGGAGCAG GCTTGACCGGTTCTATCGTTTTGAGGAGCGGGCGATTATCTGATCTTATTGCACAGCTTCATGAGTTATTGAAGGGTGTAAACGAAGCTGAGATTTTGTCAGAGAAATATGATGGTGCAATTATCAGAGCTCAG ATTCAACAATTGGCTCAAGAAATCAGGGAGTTAACCTTATCTGGCCCTGTAACCATCTTCAAGGAGAACTCTGCCTCCAGTG GGAATTATGCTTCATATTTAGTTCCAGCTGCTGCACTTGGTGCAATGGGCTATTGTTACATGTGGTGGAAG GGCTGGTCATTATCTGATGTAATGTATGTAACAAAGCACAGTATGGCAAATGCTGTTGCAACTGTGTCCAAACAATTAGAGCATGTCCATGAAACATTGGCT TCTACAAAAAGGCATCTGACAAAGAAGCTGGAAAACTTGGATTGGAAGATGGAGGAGCAGAAGGAAATAAGTGAGCTTATTGCAAATGAT GTGAATGAGGTGAAATCAAACCTTTCTCAAATTGGGTTTGATGTTGAATTAATTCATCAAATGGTCGCTGGGTTG GAAGGGAAGGTCGAGCTTATTGAGAGCAAACAG GATGCCACCAACTCAGGTCTATGGTATCTATGCCAAGTAGCAGAAGGCTTCAAAGATGGGTTGGATGCTAAACCATTTCAG AATGTCTCTGCTAAGCTAGGAAAGCATTCAACAATGGCTTTAGAGGATAAATCACTCAAG GGCCTACAATTCCTTGCTGACACTAAAGAGCCAAGCGTGACTGAGAAATCAATGACAAGCGCGAAAAAGAATGATCCCGACAACTTCCCTGGGGAAAAGGTTCcaagaatgaaaacaagaatacACAGGTCATATCCAGTTGGGATTGCTTTGACCCGGGACATAACAGGCTCGGATTtgtga